TGGGCTGATCATTCGCTTCGCCTGTATCAGTTGATGAAGCAAGCACTACACGAAACAGTCAAAAAAAAGCGTCGCGCAATTGGGGCCTCGCGACACACTTGACACGTGAAGTGACTACTACATGAACTCAGAGCAAAAACGATGCCAGCGCCGGTTTATTCCTGCGGGTCGTCGATCATCTTGCGCAGCAGAAACAGCACCGCCACCCGCTCTGCGGGGTTGAGGTTGCTCATGGTCAGCTCGCTGATCTGCGCAGCCCGCGGCGCGGTTTGCGCGACCAGTTCGGCGCCGGCTGGCGACAGGTCAACCACCACTTTGCGCTTGTCCTGGGGGTCCGGCTCCAGGCTAATCAGTTCCTTGGCCTTGAGCCGCTCGACGATACCGCGAATGGTCGCCTGGTCGACGGCCGTGGCCTTGACCAGTTCGGTGAGCGAACTCGCA
The window above is part of the Pseudomonas sp. KBS0710 genome. Proteins encoded here:
- a CDS encoding MarR family winged helix-turn-helix transcriptional regulator translates to MPDSYVFSEQVGHLLRKAYQRHLAIFQQNVGDSQLTAVQFVTLCALRDQGASSLTELVKATAVDQATIRGIVERLKAKELISLEPDPQDKRKVVVDLSPAGAELVAQTAPRAAQISELTMSNLNPAERVAVLFLLRKMIDDPQE